Within the Musa acuminata AAA Group cultivar baxijiao chromosome BXJ2-9, Cavendish_Baxijiao_AAA, whole genome shotgun sequence genome, the region CTCAAAGTCTACGTGGTATCTCGAAGTTGACGTGACACCTCAAAGTTGACAATCACACCTCGGTACTAAGAAGGCACGTGCGTAGGTACAAACTTGAAGAAACACAACATCCTTATGACGACATACGACCGTGCTCATACTGCTCGAGGTTTTACAAGATGATGCCGCATGGCGTGAAACAGTATAGGTCGACTCGTATCACTTAGAGAATACATACCGATCGCTTGGAGCATCAACGACTATTTAACGACCTGAGTATAGTTGACTCCCTGCGAAATGTATAAATATCGACCCTCCGATCAACACCGTAGAATTGGACCTCAGACACAAAGAAACACTTTTGGATCTACCTTATACTAACTTAAGCTTTAGAAGGGTCGAGTCGGAAATCTTCCTCATAACATTGACCTCTTGTATAAGAAGATAATGCCGAAGTAAGAATCTAAATCTCACCTTGGGTTGACTCTAAAGACGCGAGTTCCAACTTGACCTTGTCCTTCCATCCCCGTTAACAAGAAGTACAGTAAAAGTTCAGTAAGAGTTGGAagtataattaattttgattTCATTACTCAAATAATTATTTAATCTAACATATCAAATGATTCACAGATGGACTAATCATTTGATTTGATATTCAGTTTTTGATTAAACATATGATTGTTTGACATGATGGTCGATTCATCGACTCGATGAATCGATCATCTAAATTATTCATTTATTTGGATAAAATATTTGCTATATCTCGTAGCAAACACATTCAACACATAATTAGTTTctcaattttatcaataaaatattagattatatatataataatatttttttataaatccgaTTTATGTTTGAATCCAAATTCGAAATTTCAAGAACACGTTCAACGCACGTGTTATTGGGTCGGTATAGTTTCAGTCAACAGTATGATTTAGTTGCATTCTGCCGCCtttgttttatttctttttctcctctctcattctccttgtTTTTGACTCCTTTCCGCTGCCCGATTGCCttccaaaccctaaccctagcatcGGCTCGTCGGACCTCCGGTTATGGAGGCGGTGGTGGAGGGCCTATGGTCGCTGGCGGAGGAGGCGGAACTCCGCCGCGATTACGGCGCAGCCGCCAAGTGCCTGGAGTCTCTCCTCCAGTGCGGAGCCTCTCTACTCCCCCTCGTGGAGATCCGCACCCGCCTCCGCCTCGCCCACCTCCTCCTGTCCCGCTCTCACAACCTCAACCACGCCAAGGCCCACCTCGAGCGCGCCCTCCTACTCCTCTCCTCCGCCCGCTCCGCAGCCCTCCACCTCAAGCTCAGCGCCCACTCCCTCCTCGCCCGCTGCTACCACCTCATCGGCGCCATCCCTTCCCAGAAGCACATCCTCCTCCGTGCTCTCGACCTCCTCTCGTCCTCCGCTGCTGGTGGCTCCCTCCCTCCTGCTGCCACCCTTCTTTGGTCTGCGAATTTTTATTCCCATCTCGCTTCTACCCTCGTCATCGACGGGGATCACCCTGGCGCTCTCTCCGCTCTCTCCTCTGGCTTTGGGGCAGCTGCGGAGCTCCGCAGCTCTGAGCTGCAGCTCTTCTTTGCAGCCTCTGCCCTCCACGTCCACCTCCTTCACTGGGAGGACCCATCGTCCGTCGAAGACACTGTCCGCAAGTGTCTCGAGCTGTGGGAGTCCATTCCGTTCGACCAGGTTCCACCTTCCTGCCATTTTCACCCTCAACATAGGCAATTCGTATAACCCTATTTTGATGATCTCACTAGTTCTATTGCTGCAGAGACAGCACTACATTGGATTGTTCTTCTATAACGAGTTGCTCCAAACCTTCTATTTGCTGAGGATTTGTGACTATAAGGGTGCAGCTCAGCATGTTGAAAAATTGGATGCCGCCATGAAAAGCGAGCAGCAGAAGGTTCAGCATGTGAAAGAATTAATTGCAGAGCTGAATTCTGTGAATAGGAGCCTCTTCCAATCTAATTTACAGCGGAGAGATAGGTTGTCATTGTACGAGAAGCAGAGCCAGCTTCAGGAGCAGTTGAGAATGGCTACTGGGGTGGACTCCACTAACAAGTTGTTGGATCTTGATGACAAGTTGCTATTGGCACCTCCACCAATGGATGGGGAGTGGCTTCCGAGAGGTGCTGTCTCTGCATTGGTGGATCTCATGGTTGTCATGTTGGGTCGCCCAAAGGGGGTATTTAAGGAGTGTGGAAGGCGGATACAGTCTGGACTGCAGTTAATTTATGGTAAATTTGTGTATGATAAGCCACATCTTGCTGTATTtcattcagttttttttttttttgtgtttttgtggTTAATTTTTATGATTGACATGGTTGAATAACATAGTCATCTATCTGGTATTTGGTTCCATGAACCTGTCTTGCATTATCTTCCCTTAGTGGCTCAAAATACCTAATAACAAATAATTGCATTGTTACGGTTTTTACTCCAAGCATGTGATGCATGGAATGAAACTGAGTTGAgggcaaaaaaaaaagtaatattttTCTAGAAAGTATTCAAATCGTGTTAAATATAATTTGTGTTAGATTCTTACATGAAGATCTCCTGACTTGTGTGCAGAGGAACTAGCGAAATTAGGTGTCGTCGATGGTAGGAGAGGTATGTAGTTTCTGCTCTCAGTGTTTTATCATGctatattatatttttcttcagcatttttttgttatttgtacCTTGTATTATAGGGGTGAGGGGGTCGAGGTTGGGGGAACAAAATTGTGTATATGTGCTTCTTCTTAATTactatttttggatttttgataGGCCTGGGGTTGGGTTTGGATTGTGGTTAGGGTGCTTGGATACTCACATTCTCTATGAAATATCTTGCATATTTGTATCATAATTATCTTGTCCAAATGATTTTGCTTTTTAGAAAGCATCCAATGTATAACTGTCTAAATCATCTACATTTGATTACATTGCATGAGTGCAATGCTCCATGTGTTTTAATCATTGTTGGAATCTACAAAAGATCAAGTCAGGAATAAATGAGTATATGAAAATGTATGTAATGAAgaattaatttaattgattgctgtattatttgataatgacaacaaAGCTTGTGCAAAAATCAAATGAAAAAAAGTGGAAAAATCTCGACAGACTGGTCCAAGACGATGTCGGGATTATGAGAAAAATTTGGCAGAAGAGGAATTTTACCATTATTAGACCGGGCAATGCAATCTGGGTGGAAAACTTTTGACATATTGAAAGACAACACCATAAGGAATTATATATTGGATTTGAGTCTTTTGTCCAATTACCTATATAATTAATGGTACATTTATGTTCTGAGCATGGTTATGAGTTTCAGTCCACTCTTCCAGGGTCCCAGCATGGTATTGGCTCAGGGATCCATGAGATGCCATGCTGGGGAAGGATTTGCAGTGTACTCATATGCATATTGTTGGCTGGCGTTACTTGAGACAGATCCTATTTCTAATGAGTTGGCAAAAATATAGATTAGTTTACTCTAGATAAATTTAGTTCTTTGCATCTTTTGTCCAAATCGTTGCCTTTTTCAATTTTACTTATCATAAGAAGTGTTCATATGGTGCTTAGAGGTGGATTTGCAGCACTCAGCAATCTGGATGGCTGGACTGTATCTGATGCTTCTAATGCAATTCCTGGAAAACAAAGTTGCAGTAGAACTTACTCGGTCGGAGTTTGTTGAAGCTCAAGAGGTAGATTCTCTTAACTACTGATGGCTCAATgactgagtatatatttttgttgtattgTAGAATTCATTTCATTGACTTTGTTATGATTCCCTGGTAACATTTGCTCCGGTTGTTGATAAAGTTTGTGGTACCTTCTATGGGACTTACAAGACAAAGATTGAGTTTCATGATATGTGCCTCTTTTCTTGATAGTGCAGTTCCAAAGATATAGTGACAACAAAATATAAATAAGTTATgcctttttaaaaatatagagaaaTTAATTCAGGAGTGGTTTCCTTCTGTTTTCGATCGTCTTAGCTCCCTGTCTTTGACTTGTTCCTTTCCATCTAATCTTTCTTCTATGCATAAGTCATCAGCTTAAACATCGAATAATAGGTAAATATCCTTACATAATGTCTGAACTTCAATGTTTCAGGTAACTTGTGATGCTTCAttagtttttttatttaaattgcaCCAATAATTAGAATTGAATAATTTGCATCGCTGTGAAATTTCTGTTTTGATTGTTTGAAcaagacttgaattaaatttttatttattgattGACATGTTGATTGAATATTTATTTGATACTAACTGTGAACACAAGGAATTCAGTTGTGTTTGTGAAACAGTTGTTTCTGAATCTTCTGAAAAATTGAATCTGACAGTATTATTATCCGATGTAAAAAAACACTTTCTAAGTTAATAATTTGTCAACAAGCATATCAATTCGGACAGAATACTAGAAGAGTTGTGGCGTCTTAGTTTCTGCATGTATTACCGGGTTAGAGCAGAAACCATTAAAACTTATGAGGCTTGCTCATACCTTTGGGGTCATTACATGTGATGCAGTTACATGATGCAGATTTTTTTGAAATGCACAAAGAATTTTGAATAAATCGTAAAACTAAGTTAGAATTCAATATCAACTTATGTAGTAAAGGAATAAGTGAATAACTAAGGTTCAACATTGAAAGAAAAATCCGAATGAGAAAATCATCTCTAGCAAGTCTTTAATTAttggcaaaagaaaaaaaagatctaccagcaattcaaaaaataaaccaacaacaacaatatgttcaaatcaaaattattaggaGACTGTAAATTTAGGCTAAGCCCTAAAGTAGTGGGTATGAATTCATGAATTATTTGGTAATGTATGTACGAGTTCATGTCTCACTAGGAAAAGGCTCATGGCAGTCAAGCTGGATCTgctaaaaatactaaaaataggaGAAACTCAAGTGCAGATGAGCTGGTAAAGCTGTTCTCATATAGGCTCAAGAGTAAACTTCTGTTTCTTCCACCCTTAAGCTACTTTCCATCCTAGTGATATATGTATGATGGAAATAATTGTGTCTATCTTATCTAAAAAATGGGAAACAAATACCCAAGTATCAGAAATCATTAAAATCACAAAAGTATCATACAAAAGAATCTAgcctaataataaaataaaacaaataaaacatCAATGATGTGAATAACTCCTAAATCTAGGTGACCAAAGGCTATGAGCTTACATTAACATGAATCTTCTTTGCCATTGAACTTTGTTGAGGGCAATATACCTAATCAACTAAGGCCATCAAATATGTTTATGCTGTTTCTAACAAACTTAATGTCTTCTTATGGATCTAGGTGATCAAAGGCTATGAGCTTCCATTAACTTGGATCTTCTTCACCATTGAACTTTGTTGAGGGCAATATATTTAATCAACTAAGTCTATCAAATATGTTTATGCTGTTTCTAACAAACTTAATGCCTTATTCTATCTCTTCATGCatcattaataataattaattcacCATATGAATTTGGTGCATCTATAAGTCTTATTTGAATATGTCTGCAAAACCTTCCAGTTTCCCCTCATTTTTCCCTTGGAATTATCCTGAATTGCACAAGAGTGTATATGGACCTTCTCTAATATTCCCCTCATTCCTCCATCTCAACGTCCTCATCAGAGAGACTAACTGTAGATTTCAAATAGATCAAGATTCTTGTAGTGAAGTGAATGCGGCTGATTTCTGAAATGAAATCTGTGGTTGCATGTATTAGATACCAATGATTAAAGCTTCAAGAGAATCCAAGTAACATAGTACTTTTCATTGTTTATTAGCTTCAGTGTAACTGTGTTCTCTATCTCAACTTTTTTACCCTCTTCTCACAGGCATTAGTGCAAATGAAGGATTGGTTTGTTCGTTTCCCAACAATCTTGCAAGGATGTGAAAGCACTATTGAAATGCTTAGAGGGCAGTATGCTCACTCGGTTGGTTGCTTTCATGAGGCTGCTTTCCATTTTACTGAAGCTACAAAGGTCTCCGATCTCATGTTACAGTGTTCTGCTCATccatattaattttttactcATGAAGAATGCTGAGCTGACATGACTACCATAATTTTGGTTTAACAGAAATTGTGTTTCTTTTTTTAGCTTACCGAAAGCAAATCTGTGCAATCTATGTGCCACGTTTATGCAGCTGTCTCCTATATCTGTATTGGAGATGCTGAATCATCTTCAAAGGTAAATTCTTTGACCAGGAAGTTTAAGACTATTcttgtatttttcttttctttgaccGTCTAGAATATTGTATGCAACTGAGTAGTTTTCTTCAATTTATTTATAGGCCCTGGATTTGGTAGGTCCAGTTTTCAGAATCATGGATTCGTTTGTTGGAGTGCGggagaaaacatgtatcatctttGTTTATGGACTTTTGTTGATGAGGCAACATAATCTACAAGAGGCACGGTATGAAtgttaaattattatttacataACATTATACTTAAGAAGAGTCTTGATTATCTCTAGTTGTTTTTAACTTTTTGTAACTGTGTCGTCTATGTCTTTGCTTGAAGGCAACCATGTTCCTTTGATTTTGTTCCTATCAGTTCTTTCAGGAAGTcttaattctttttctctatttgtTGGAATTTCTTTGATTGTGTATGATGCTACTCTATCTATTGAAAGAGACAAAGAAGCATGTTAAATTAGGACAAAATAACTGAAACCATTTATGTATCAGCCTGTTGCCCATGCTTTTATGCCATGTGATGTTTGATTGTTATCAGTCTTGACAAGGTTATTCAGTTCTGATGTATTTACATACCTGATACTGGACAAATCTGTCCTTCCTAAATTGCTTTTGCTTGTATACTTTTCATGTTTCTCTAGAATAACTTTTCATGACAAAGCACTCAATTCTTGAATGCATTTATTTTTGTGAGACAAACTAATTCACATGATTGTTTTAGAGCAAAACTCATTTCATCCATGGCTCAATTAATATTTGAGAAGTGAATGCATTCATCATTCTCAGCTGTTTCATGGTATTATTGATTCTTTTATTTGTTGATTTTTGAGATTGTCTTACTTCAGCTATGTCTCTAGCTTTATCTAGGTGTTACTGTTCTTTATAAAGTGTAAAATCATAGCACCTATTACAGGAAAGTTTGTAATATAAATAAGTCTGGTAGAGTATAACATGTTATacacaaataatattaataaaaaaaatctgagaCTCAAGTATAATATATTACAGACGTAAAATCTGAGCTATTCATGTCAAAGTTCTTCATATCATTCCCAGAAAGCTACAATACAATTAGGTCACCAGATTGTATTATGAAATTTGTGTTTTGTGGCTGTGTGATGGTGATAACCAGGTTATTGTTGCTTTCCTGTCCTCTAAGATCTCTTAGCAACGTGTAGTCTTGGCATATTATATATGTCAGTCATGCTTGTTTTTGCAAACATTTTCATGATTACCAGATCTTTTACCGTAGAAAGTGGTTCTCTGTCAAACATTTATTTTGCCACTTTGCAAAacacttttaaaaatatttctgtTTGTAGGTGGATATAATTGTTGAAACCCGGTTGTTTTTGTATTTTCGCATCTTCGAATGTAATGGTCTTCCTGCAACTCTTCACCTGGCTTTTCTTCCTTCTTATATGAGAAACTGCTTGTAGTGAAGATCAGCTTATAAGTGGGTAAATTGTGTATAACCTTTATATTTCAGAGAAAGTGATTTTTGAAAACTATCTGTCTGTCGCTTATAATTTGTGCCTATTGTCCATTGTTACTAATGGAAATTGAAAACTCCTACTGTTCAGTTTTCAAGTAATCCCAGCTTATACATCTTTTATGCAGAATTCGCCTTGCCAGTGGCTTGAAAATAGCACACCAACAATTGGGCAATATTCAACTTGTTTCTCAGTACTTGACAATTCTAGGCACTTTGGCCCTTCAGTTACATGACACTGGACAAGCTAGGGAGATATTGAAGTCATCATTAACACTTGCAAAGACACTCTATGACGTTCCAACTCAGATTTGGGTGCTTTCTGTCTTAACAGGTACTTCGGTCGTACAGCGTGTCTATACTCTGCGTTTCTGCGTTTCTGCCTTTCCAAGCCTTTTTACCTAGATAAAATTGCATGGTCAGTTCTCATGGCATGCCAGAGAAACTATTAACATGCTGTGGCTGCGCATGAAACCCTGGAACTTCAGACGAACCTGTTATAGGAATGGATATTTGGTCTTTTTATAGTGTAGAACACCCTTAAGTAGGAATGACCCATATCAAAAGTGTAAAATTCATTGAGTTATGCTACTTTCATACAGCTTTATATCGAGAAATAGGTGAGAGAGGAAATGAAATGGAGAACTCGGAGTATGAAAGGAAAAAGGAAGATGACTTACAAAAGAGGCTATCTGAAGCTCATTCACGGATTCATCACCTGGAACTGGTATGCAAAGATAAAGTTATGCACTCATTTAAATTAATACTTTAAAGTCTTATATCATTTTGTCTAGCAGATATTAATATACTATATGTTTATATAATATGTACAATCAGTTCGGTTCTATTGCAAATCTTAAACAAGTGGTCAATTACCATTTGATAATCCCAGTTCACCTGGTCATTGGCTTGTAAGTTCCATTCTAGTTGGATTATAGAACTTTATGATTTCAGCTGATGAGAACTTTAGGTGGCCATTACTACTAATTTGGGTTTATTATTTCGGGTCActttaattaagaatataaattattGGTCCAATAGGCTGTCAGATTGTATATGAAACGATTCATAAATCTTCAAATATCTAGTGGTAGCTTAAGTCTTGAAGGCaaattaaaatatcatttttagcatATTCAAAAACGTTTTTAGCTTGCATGAATAATAATTTCAAGTTGGAGTCGAATACGATGCAGATTGAGAAGGTGATGGTCAAAGTTCAGCCACTGCATGAAGTTGCAATCCGAAAAGCAATTGCTGGTCCATCAGCAAAGGTTGACCTCGACATCCCTGAGTCTGTCGGTTTGCCGTTCCCCCAACCTGCTGCCTCTGCATCAAGGTTAGGAGAATTTGATTTAGTAAGACGTGGCAAAATGAAGATGTAGCTGCATCCTTGACAGGTAAAACTTGATATCATGGGCAACAACACAAGATCATATGTTGCACGGTTTGATTCTGTGTTAATAGTGTCATAAAAAGGCCTTCAGGTTGTGTACAAGTTGTTACTCATTGTGTCTATTGAAATGTGATGATTTTTTGTATAGTAAATGGTCACGTAGTTTCACCATGTTGATAGCAATTTCAGGTCCAGGCGTTATGCTAAAGAACTTAAGCATTGACCTAAGGAAAGATTGCACTCTTGCTACCTGCGATCAGCATCGATAGAAAAAGCTGTTGACCGGCGATCAAGCACATTCATCAATACGAGCAGTCGTTTCtgccttatccagcaaaacatatcGTCTAGTTGGTATCAATCAGCACGGAGAAAAACCAACTTTCCCGAAACCATCTGGAATAAAGACAAGGCAAGCAGAGTGCTCATGGCAAACGTAAACAAGAGCTGAAGCCTTTGAAATGGAAAATAGGTATCAGGTACCGCAGAGACCACGCTGCGATGGTCTGCCTGGCCTCATTTcctgcaaaagaagagccttggTCTAAGGGAAGCTTTAACGACGACTGTGACGACGTCCGTCGCCCTTAACAACAGTCTTGAAGGGAAGCTTTAACCCATAGAAG harbors:
- the LOC135622696 gene encoding sister chromatid cohesion protein SCC4-like — its product is MEAVVEGLWSLAEEAELRRDYGAAAKCLESLLQCGASLLPLVEIRTRLRLAHLLLSRSHNLNHAKAHLERALLLLSSARSAALHLKLSAHSLLARCYHLIGAIPSQKHILLRALDLLSSSAAGGSLPPAATLLWSANFYSHLASTLVIDGDHPGALSALSSGFGAAAELRSSELQLFFAASALHVHLLHWEDPSSVEDTVRKCLELWESIPFDQRQHYIGLFFYNELLQTFYLLRICDYKGAAQHVEKLDAAMKSEQQKVQHVKELIAELNSVNRSLFQSNLQRRDRLSLYEKQSQLQEQLRMATGVDSTNKLLDLDDKLLLAPPPMDGEWLPRGAVSALVDLMVVMLGRPKGVFKECGRRIQSGLQLIYEELAKLGVVDGRREVDLQHSAIWMAGLYLMLLMQFLENKVAVELTRSEFVEAQEALVQMKDWFVRFPTILQGCESTIEMLRGQYAHSVGCFHEAAFHFTEATKLTESKSVQSMCHVYAAVSYICIGDAESSSKALDLVGPVFRIMDSFVGVREKTCIIFVYGLLLMRQHNLQEARIRLASGLKIAHQQLGNIQLVSQYLTILGTLALQLHDTGQAREILKSSLTLAKTLYDVPTQIWVLSVLTALYREIGERGNEMENSEYERKKEDDLQKRLSEAHSRIHHLELIEKVMVKVQPLHEVAIRKAIAGPSAKVDLDIPESVGLPFPQPAASASRLGEFDLVRRGKMKM